The following are from one region of the Symmachiella macrocystis genome:
- the ypfJ gene encoding KPN_02809 family neutral zinc metallopeptidase yields the protein MRWKGRRGSDNVEDRRSVRGPAVAGGGIIGIVIVIIVIVMGGDPAPLLQQMQQNQPAQQGAPGRIDPAQDELAQMVSVVLADTEEVWSELLRENGNQYRDPKLILFRDSVRSACGFQNAATGPFYCPLDEQVYIDLSFFDDMKSQLGAPGDFAQAYVVAHEVGHHVQKILGTNERVHNRQRQVSKEEANQLSVRLELQADFYAGVWAHHAQQNWRILEEGDVEEALRAATAIGDDRLQKQSRGYVVPESFTHGTSEQRARWFVRGLKGGNVNDGDTFSIPYSQL from the coding sequence ATGCGTTGGAAAGGTAGACGGGGAAGTGACAATGTCGAGGACCGGCGGTCAGTCCGAGGTCCGGCGGTCGCCGGTGGCGGGATCATTGGCATCGTCATCGTGATTATTGTGATCGTGATGGGGGGCGATCCGGCTCCATTATTGCAACAGATGCAACAAAATCAGCCGGCGCAACAAGGCGCCCCGGGTCGCATCGATCCGGCTCAAGACGAATTGGCGCAAATGGTCTCAGTGGTGTTGGCCGACACTGAGGAAGTATGGAGCGAATTGTTGCGAGAAAACGGGAATCAATACCGGGATCCCAAACTCATTTTGTTTCGCGATTCGGTCCGTTCAGCCTGCGGCTTCCAAAATGCGGCCACCGGACCGTTTTATTGTCCGCTCGACGAGCAAGTGTACATCGATTTGAGTTTCTTCGATGACATGAAAAGCCAGTTGGGCGCACCGGGTGATTTCGCACAAGCGTACGTCGTCGCCCATGAAGTCGGTCATCATGTGCAGAAAATATTGGGCACCAACGAACGAGTGCACAACCGGCAACGCCAAGTCAGCAAAGAGGAAGCAAACCAATTGTCGGTGCGACTCGAATTGCAGGCCGATTTTTACGCCGGTGTCTGGGCGCATCATGCGCAACAGAACTGGCGGATTTTAGAAGAGGGCGATGTTGAAGAAGCCCTGCGTGCAGCAACTGCAATCGGCGATGACCGTTTGCAGAAACAGTCACGCGGCTACGTCGTACCCGAATCGTTCACACACGGCACGTCCGAACAACGCGCCCGCTGGTTTGTGCGCGGCCTCAAAGGGGGCAACGTAAACGATGGGGACACGTTTTCGATCCCGTATAGTCAGTTGTGA
- a CDS encoding GlsB/YeaQ/YmgE family stress response membrane protein, producing the protein MIIGIISWCVFGLIIGAIARFLMPGTQSMGLIMTILLGVVGSFAGGFISTLIFGGGDGAVMHPGGWIMSTIGALLVLFIASKMAASK; encoded by the coding sequence ATGATTATTGGAATCATCAGTTGGTGTGTGTTTGGGCTAATTATTGGCGCCATCGCTCGCTTTTTGATGCCGGGTACGCAGAGTATGGGGCTGATCATGACGATCCTCCTCGGCGTGGTGGGGTCATTTGCCGGTGGGTTTATCTCCACGCTAATCTTCGGCGGGGGTGACGGGGCTGTCATGCATCCAGGGGGATGGATTATGTCCACCATTGGCGCGTTACTGGTGCTGTTTATTGCTTCCAAAATGGCGGCTTCCAAGTAG